In Streptomyces camelliae, the sequence GAGGGCTACGCCGGCGACCCCGAACTGACCGCCCGGGTGCTGCGCGAGGGCTGGGTGCACACCGGGGACTACGGCAGCCTGGGCGAGGACGGCTACCTGCGGCTGAGCGGCCGGATGAACGACGTCGTCAAGGTCCACGACACGAAGGTCCACCCCAGCGAGGTGGAGAAGGTGCTGGTCGGGCACCGGGGCGTGATCGACGCCCATGTGTACGCCCACCGGCGGTCCGATCTGATCGAGGAACTGCACGCCGCCGTGGTCCTGCGGCCCGACAGCCCGCCCGGCCACGAGGCCCTCCGGGAGCACGTGGCACGGGTGATGACACCGACGCACGCACCGGTCCGCTTCGTGCGCTGGCGGGAGTTCCCGGTCAACGAAAGCGGCAAGGTGGACCGCCGCCTCGTACGCGAGCGCGGTCTGCGCGCCGGCTCCGCGGACGGCGAGCCGCTCTCGGCCGAGTGACCGCGCCGGCGCCCTCCGCTCTCCTCACGTCACCGAAGGATGAGGCCATTGTCAGCCATCACCGGAAACTACGAGAGCTTGATCCGCAAGATACGCGGCTCGGCGACCGGACCGGACAAGCTGGTCCGCTACTTCTGCCTGCTGTGCGGCAAGGAGCACCCCGAATCACCGCGCACCCGCTGCACCGCCTGTGCCGGCGCCCTGGACGCGTTCTACGACCTGGACCAGGCGGCCGTACCCCAGTCCCGTCAGGGACCGGACCCGCTCCAGCACTACTTCTCCCTGCTGCCGCTGCGCGACCGGGCGTCGGCCCGCTGGGGCGGGGAGGGCAACACCCCCTGCTTCGAGGTGCCGGAACTCGCCGCCGCGCTCGGGATCGGACGGCTGTTCTTCAAGGACGAGTCGGTCAACCCGACCCGGTCGACCAAGGACCGGGTGGCCTCCCTGTGCCTGTCCCGCTTCGCCGAACTGGGCGTCCGTGAACTCGTGCTGTCCTCCACCGGCAACACCTCCACCGCCTACGCACGGGCGGCCGGGCTGTTCCCCGGCTTCACCCTGCACATCTTCGTCGGCCGCGAGTTCGTCAATCGGCTCAACTACCCGGACCACCCGAACGTGACCACGCACGTCGTGGACGGCGAGTTCGTCACGGCCGGCAAGGTCGCCCAGCGGTTCGCACGGGAGAGCGGACTGTTCTGGGAAGGCGGCTTCTTCAACCTGGCCCGCCGGGAAGGGCTGAAGCTCGCCTATCTGGAGGCGTTCGACCAGATGCCGGTCGAGCCGGACTTCGTCTTCCAGGCCGTCAGCAGTGGCATGGGCCTGCTCGGCGCCTTCAAGGGGGCCGTGGAATACCGGGAGTTGGGGCGCCTGAGCAAGGTGCCCGCCTTCATGGCCGTACAGCAGGCGAGCTGCGCCCCCATGGCGCACGCGTTCGGCGAGGGCGCCGAACGGATCGCCCCGCACCATGTGATCAGGAACCCGACGGGCCTGGCCTACGCGATCCTGCGCGGCGACCCGACCGGCACCTACCCGTACATCAGGGATCTGTGTCTGCAGAGCGGCGGGCGGATCCTCGCCGCCGAGGAGGACCGGATCCGGCGGGCGCGACAGATGCTCGTCGACACGGCCGGCGTCCGTGTCTGCTTTGCCAGCGCCACGGCACTCGCCGGCGTGCTGCGGGCCGCCGAGACGGGTGCCCTGACCCGGGACTCGGTCGCGCTGGTCAATCTGACCGGCGGGGACCGCCCGGTCGCCCAGATGCCCATGTCCACCAAGACCTGGACCGAGGAAGGTGCTCCGGTATGAACACACCCCGCGTGGT encodes:
- a CDS encoding threonine synthase, whose product is MIRKIRGSATGPDKLVRYFCLLCGKEHPESPRTRCTACAGALDAFYDLDQAAVPQSRQGPDPLQHYFSLLPLRDRASARWGGEGNTPCFEVPELAAALGIGRLFFKDESVNPTRSTKDRVASLCLSRFAELGVRELVLSSTGNTSTAYARAAGLFPGFTLHIFVGREFVNRLNYPDHPNVTTHVVDGEFVTAGKVAQRFARESGLFWEGGFFNLARREGLKLAYLEAFDQMPVEPDFVFQAVSSGMGLLGAFKGAVEYRELGRLSKVPAFMAVQQASCAPMAHAFGEGAERIAPHHVIRNPTGLAYAILRGDPTGTYPYIRDLCLQSGGRILAAEEDRIRRARQMLVDTAGVRVCFASATALAGVLRAAETGALTRDSVALVNLTGGDRPVAQMPMSTKTWTEEGAPV